In Anaerolineae bacterium, the following are encoded in one genomic region:
- a CDS encoding 23S rRNA (guanosine(2251)-2'-O)-methyltransferase RlmB — MREILYGRNAARECLRARRRYIHKVMLAENIETSVIVNEIVDLAGQAKISVQRVPRKKLDNLAKSHQGVALEVGHYPTVEIDDILARAKKSNDPPFI, encoded by the coding sequence ATGAGAGAAATTCTCTATGGACGTAACGCCGCCCGCGAGTGCCTTCGCGCGCGGCGTCGTTATATTCACAAAGTAATGTTGGCCGAAAATATTGAGACGTCGGTTATAGTCAACGAAATTGTTGACCTGGCCGGACAGGCCAAAATCTCCGTGCAGCGCGTTCCCCGCAAAAAGTTAGACAACCTGGCCAAAAGCCATCAGGGTGTGGCCCTGGAAGTGGGGCATTACCCTACTGTTGAAATTGACGATATCTTGGCCCGCGCCAAGAAGTCAAACGACCCTCCCTTTATC